In Nostoc sp. UHCC 0926, a single genomic region encodes these proteins:
- a CDS encoding DUF3143 domain-containing protein has translation MPLLPSDTPLYNHSLPQIEQWLKDQGCQQDDIQRHCWRVQRPSWQAELWLDVEQIVVRYVQSGENGQDIQRSFKYSLSRDDIEQAVFSGP, from the coding sequence ATGCCTCTTCTTCCCTCTGATACCCCCCTATATAATCATTCCCTGCCACAAATTGAACAGTGGCTAAAAGACCAAGGCTGTCAACAAGATGATATACAGAGGCATTGCTGGCGTGTGCAGCGGCCTAGTTGGCAAGCTGAACTATGGCTCGACGTTGAGCAAATTGTAGTGCGATATGTCCAATCTGGGGAAAATGGACAAGATATCCAACGTTCATTCAAATATTCTCTCAGTCGGGATGATATAGAACAAGCTGTGTTTTCAGGCCCATAA
- a CDS encoding J domain-containing protein, which translates to MPQSSKPTYYSLLGLHPSASVIEIRRAYRQLSKRYHPDTTDLPTAIATPKFQQINEAYATLSHPESRLSYDLKIGYSRFGVIQPPSDLNHPVSRSHDWSKSAYLDASDRPLSSGEIFALFMLVLTFVGCLLLAVAIGLTRGEAAFQTHLLQLTTSVQQQITHASQLITPMIIKN; encoded by the coding sequence ATGCCACAAAGCAGTAAACCAACTTATTACTCCCTGCTAGGACTGCATCCCTCGGCATCGGTAATCGAGATTCGTCGCGCTTATCGGCAACTGAGCAAACGCTATCATCCTGATACTACAGACTTGCCTACTGCGATCGCCACTCCCAAATTTCAGCAAATCAACGAAGCCTACGCCACCCTTAGCCATCCAGAAAGTCGGTTAAGCTACGATTTAAAAATTGGCTATTCCCGCTTTGGAGTGATTCAACCACCCTCTGATTTGAATCATCCCGTCTCGCGTTCCCATGACTGGTCAAAATCAGCTTACCTCGATGCGAGCGATCGCCCCCTCTCATCTGGCGAAATCTTTGCTTTATTTATGCTGGTGTTAACATTTGTAGGTTGTCTGCTACTAGCAGTTGCCATTGGCTTAACTCGTGGTGAGGCTGCTTTCCAAACCCATTTGCTGCAACTAACTACATCTGTACAACAGCAAATTACCCATGCGTCGCAACTAATTACCCCTATGATAATTAAAAATTAA
- a CDS encoding J domain-containing protein, with protein sequence MQNLPNFRDYYEILGVSKDASSEEIKKVYRRLARQYHPDLNPGNKASEEKFKDIGEAYEVLSDPAKRSQYDQFSRYWKQKGFAGNPKTPKTKTWQSSQSDRNSNQDVDPSQFSDFESFINQVIGVKNKNGTSNSSNGNTSDPFRSPRTKVVYTPNTPPRTTRRDIEARLTLPLEKAYQGGNERIRLEDGRSLEVNMPPGMVTGQTIRLRNQGVGGGDLYLKITVELHPLFKLEGLNILCQVPVTPSEAVLGGQVEAPTLDGPVKMTIPPGVRSGQKFRLGNKGYPSDDGKRGDQLVEVQIVTPKNISQEERELYEKVRQIETFKPRADLLR encoded by the coding sequence ATGCAAAATTTGCCGAATTTTCGAGATTACTACGAGATTTTAGGAGTATCTAAAGACGCCTCTAGTGAGGAAATTAAAAAGGTTTATCGACGGTTAGCAAGGCAATATCACCCCGATCTCAATCCGGGTAACAAAGCATCTGAGGAAAAATTTAAGGATATCGGCGAGGCTTATGAAGTCCTTTCAGACCCAGCCAAGCGATCGCAGTACGACCAGTTTAGCCGCTACTGGAAGCAAAAAGGTTTTGCGGGCAACCCTAAGACGCCAAAGACTAAAACTTGGCAAAGTAGCCAAAGCGATCGCAACAGTAATCAGGACGTAGATCCAAGCCAATTTTCTGACTTTGAAAGCTTTATTAATCAAGTTATCGGCGTCAAAAATAAGAATGGCACAAGTAACTCCAGTAATGGCAATACTAGCGATCCGTTTCGTTCCCCTAGAACAAAAGTTGTATACACCCCTAACACCCCACCTCGCACTACCCGTCGGGATATAGAAGCTAGATTAACGCTCCCACTAGAAAAAGCTTATCAAGGTGGTAATGAACGCATTCGTTTGGAAGATGGGCGATCGCTAGAAGTTAACATGCCTCCAGGTATGGTAACAGGTCAAACCATTCGTTTGCGGAACCAAGGCGTTGGTGGTGGCGACCTATACTTAAAAATTACCGTTGAACTTCATCCATTATTCAAGCTAGAAGGTTTAAATATCCTCTGCCAAGTACCAGTTACTCCCAGTGAAGCAGTTTTAGGAGGACAGGTAGAAGCACCAACTTTGGATGGGCCAGTGAAAATGACAATTCCCCCAGGAGTTAGGTCTGGTCAAAAATTTCGACTAGGGAATAAAGGCTACCCCAGCGATGACGGTAAACGTGGTGATCAATTAGTAGAAGTTCAAATAGTTACCCCGAAAAATATTAGTCAAGAAGAACGGGAACTTTACGAAAAGGTACGGCAAATTGAAACCTTTAAACCCCGTGCTGATTTACTGCGTTAG
- the dnaK gene encoding molecular chaperone DnaK, whose translation MGKVVGIDLGTTNSVVAVMEGGKPMVIANAEGMRTTPSVVGFSKEGERVVGEMARRQTILNPQNTFFAVKRFIGRKYGELSPDSKRVPYTIRKDEVGNIKVACPRLNKDFAPEEISAMVLKKLADDASRYLGEPVTGAVITVPAYFNDSQRQATRDAGRIAGLEVLRILNEPTAASLAYGFDRGETETILVFDLGGGTFDVSILEVGDGIFEVKATSGDTQLGGNDFDKKIVDWLAEQFLETEEVDLRRDRQALQRLMEAAEKAKRELSAVSVTDINLPFITATVDGPKHLETRLTRSQFEDLCSDLVGRLRTPVKRALKDAGLSPRDIEEVVLVGGSTRMPMVKQLVRDLIGTEPNENVNPDEVVGVGAAIQAGILAGELKDVLLLDVTPLSLGLETIGGVMKKLIPRNTTIPVRRSDIFSTSENNQNTVEIHVVQGERDMAANNKSLGRFKLYGIPPAPRGIPQVQVSFDIDANGILQVTALDRTTGREQSITIQGASTLNESEVNRMIQDAQKYADVDRERKERVEKRTRSEALIIQAERQLRDVALEFGMQFARSRRQRIDNICRDLKESLKENSDRGIDQAYADLQDALYDLNREVRQSYDEEEDDDLFGTIRDIFTGGDKDKERESPRDTYRERDSYGKDYGRDYGKDYGKDYSRDSRSSYESRPPRKSRPSYQDNWDDEEDNDWS comes from the coding sequence ATGGGCAAGGTAGTCGGCATCGACTTGGGTACAACCAACTCAGTAGTCGCCGTTATGGAGGGTGGCAAGCCGATGGTGATTGCCAATGCAGAAGGAATGCGAACAACCCCCTCCGTAGTTGGCTTCAGCAAAGAAGGTGAAAGGGTGGTTGGGGAAATGGCACGGCGACAAACCATCCTCAATCCACAAAATACCTTTTTCGCAGTTAAACGCTTCATTGGGCGCAAATATGGCGAACTTAGTCCAGATTCCAAGCGAGTACCCTACACCATCCGCAAAGACGAAGTAGGTAATATTAAAGTTGCCTGTCCCCGTCTCAATAAGGATTTCGCCCCAGAAGAAATTTCGGCAATGGTGCTGAAGAAATTGGCAGACGATGCTAGTCGCTATTTGGGTGAACCAGTCACAGGGGCAGTGATTACAGTACCCGCTTATTTTAACGATTCTCAGCGGCAGGCAACCCGCGATGCTGGCAGAATTGCCGGTTTAGAGGTGCTGCGGATTCTCAATGAACCAACTGCTGCATCTTTAGCTTATGGATTTGATCGGGGTGAGACGGAAACTATCTTAGTATTTGACTTGGGTGGCGGTACTTTTGACGTATCGATTCTGGAAGTTGGCGATGGCATATTTGAAGTCAAAGCTACCAGTGGAGACACGCAACTTGGTGGTAACGACTTTGACAAAAAAATTGTAGATTGGCTAGCAGAGCAATTTCTGGAAACAGAAGAGGTAGACTTAAGACGCGATCGCCAAGCCTTACAACGTTTGATGGAAGCAGCAGAGAAAGCCAAAAGAGAACTTTCTGCTGTCAGCGTCACTGATATTAATTTACCCTTCATCACCGCCACTGTAGATGGCCCCAAACATCTAGAAACTCGCCTGACTCGTTCCCAGTTTGAAGATTTGTGTAGTGATTTGGTGGGGCGATTGCGGACACCAGTGAAACGCGCCCTCAAAGATGCCGGACTCTCACCTAGAGACATTGAAGAAGTTGTGCTAGTGGGCGGTTCTACACGGATGCCAATGGTGAAGCAGCTTGTACGGGACTTGATTGGTACAGAACCCAATGAAAACGTCAACCCCGATGAAGTAGTGGGAGTGGGTGCAGCAATTCAGGCAGGCATTCTCGCAGGCGAACTCAAAGATGTGCTGCTTTTGGATGTCACACCCCTCTCTTTGGGATTGGAAACCATCGGCGGCGTGATGAAAAAACTCATTCCTCGCAACACCACCATCCCAGTCCGCCGTTCTGATATTTTTTCCACGTCAGAAAATAACCAAAATACTGTAGAAATTCACGTAGTCCAGGGCGAACGGGATATGGCAGCAAACAACAAGTCTTTGGGACGGTTCAAGCTGTATGGCATCCCACCAGCGCCACGGGGTATTCCTCAAGTACAAGTATCGTTTGATATCGATGCTAACGGTATTTTACAGGTAACAGCCCTAGATAGAACCACTGGTCGAGAACAGAGTATCACCATTCAAGGCGCTTCCACCTTGAATGAGTCGGAAGTGAATCGGATGATTCAGGACGCTCAGAAATACGCCGATGTTGATCGCGAACGGAAAGAAAGGGTAGAAAAGCGGACTCGTTCTGAGGCGTTGATTATCCAAGCAGAACGACAACTCAGAGATGTAGCGCTCGAATTTGGTATGCAGTTTGCCCGCAGCCGCCGCCAAAGAATTGATAATATTTGCCGAGATTTAAAGGAGAGTCTCAAGGAAAATAGCGATCGCGGTATTGACCAAGCCTACGCCGACTTGCAAGATGCTCTGTATGATCTAAACCGGGAAGTCCGCCAGTCTTATGATGAAGAGGAAGACGACGACTTGTTTGGTACTATCCGTGACATTTTTACTGGCGGTGATAAGGATAAAGAACGCGAATCTCCCAGAGATACATATCGGGAACGCGATTCCTACGGTAAGGACTATGGCAGAGATTACGGTAAAGATTACGGTAAAGACTATAGCCGAGACAGTCGTTCCTCCTATGAAAGCCGTCCTCCCCGCAAATCCCGTCCTAGCTACCAAGATAATTGGGATGATGAAGAAGACAATGATTGGTCGTAA
- a CDS encoding M28 family peptidase: protein MNLTERLQTSLSEIARERDPYMATAGHFFVQEYIRQQFSQWGSVEIHTFEVRGKACKNLILNLPSQARRQKKDLPPILIGAHYDAVPGTPGADDNATGVAVLLELARKFAAEPVRYPLRLVAFDMEEYGLLGSADYAALLRQQKQQLRLMISLEMLGYKDSTPGSQSYPPPLERFYPDKGDFIALIGNLRTLPDLIGMSRNIRKAGVPSQWLPVPNRGLIVPQTRLSDHAPFWDLGYPAIMVTDTAFLRNPHYHKPSDAIATLDLDFLRGGCEGLEIAIRQL from the coding sequence TTGAATTTAACAGAGCGATTACAAACTTCCCTGAGTGAGATAGCGCGAGAACGCGATCCTTACATGGCAACGGCTGGACATTTTTTTGTCCAAGAATACATCCGCCAGCAATTTTCCCAATGGGGGAGTGTGGAAATCCACACCTTTGAAGTCAGAGGTAAAGCTTGTAAGAACTTGATATTAAATTTACCCTCCCAAGCTAGACGACAAAAAAAGGATTTGCCACCTATTTTAATTGGTGCTCATTATGATGCTGTTCCGGGAACACCAGGAGCTGATGATAATGCCACTGGTGTAGCGGTGTTGCTGGAATTAGCGAGAAAGTTTGCTGCCGAACCTGTAAGATATCCCTTAAGGCTGGTTGCTTTCGATATGGAAGAATACGGCTTACTGGGTAGTGCTGACTATGCAGCTCTGTTGCGTCAACAAAAGCAACAGCTACGCTTAATGATCTCCCTAGAAATGCTGGGCTATAAGGATTCTACACCTGGTTCTCAAAGTTACCCCCCTCCTCTGGAACGCTTCTACCCAGATAAAGGTGATTTTATTGCTTTAATTGGCAATTTGCGAACATTGCCTGATTTAATTGGCATGAGCCGTAATATTCGCAAAGCTGGCGTACCTAGTCAATGGCTACCCGTGCCGAATCGAGGTTTAATAGTTCCTCAAACCAGACTTAGTGATCATGCACCTTTCTGGGATTTAGGTTATCCGGCAATTATGGTCACAGATACGGCATTCTTGCGAAATCCACATTATCACAAACCTAGTGATGCGATCGCTACTTTAGATTTAGATTTTCTTCGCGGTGGATGTGAAGGGTTGGAAATTGCGATTCGGCAGTTGTGA
- a CDS encoding SagB/ThcOx family dehydrogenase — protein sequence MPELHQSIAQHYHERTKYDPETLASKSQGIDWAKQPVPFKEYKIGSTFALKPYIQEKPEGFVNNPDAQWWQRLSRLLFHSYGLTARMPSMGSGVYLRAAPSAGGLYPAEVYVVSRGTALLPPGLYNYQCRTHSLMHYWESDVWQTLQAACFWHPSLENTQLAIIVTAVFYRSAWRYEDRAYRRIFLDAGHLLGNIELAAAINDYRPHLIGGFVDESVNDLLYIDPQQEGAIAVLPLADLLDVNQNLPLGCTALPSATETSYPQIPDGELLTYFHRHTQIQSGITGNLNLPTIKQEKSLEDKYNFPFCLKIPTTTAPIEWGKKLSELENTMYKRRSTRAYNGDDLTFDELKDLLDFTYQPQNYIDQSLDISPDYFDLNLIETFIAVCGVKGLEAGCYYYAPKAQELRQIRFKNFRRELYFLCLGQELGRDAAAVLFHTADLKAAIAQYGDRVYRYLHMDAGHLGQRLNLAAVHLNLGVSGIGGFFDDQVNEVLGIPADEAVLYITTLGRPR from the coding sequence ATGCCAGAATTACACCAATCAATTGCCCAGCATTACCACGAACGGACTAAATACGACCCTGAGACTCTCGCCTCCAAAAGTCAAGGGATAGACTGGGCTAAACAGCCAGTGCCTTTCAAAGAGTACAAAATTGGCTCTACTTTTGCTCTCAAACCCTATATCCAAGAAAAACCAGAGGGATTTGTTAATAATCCAGATGCTCAATGGTGGCAAAGACTTTCACGGCTGCTGTTTCACAGCTATGGATTGACGGCGAGAATGCCTTCTATGGGTAGTGGGGTGTATTTACGTGCTGCTCCCAGTGCAGGCGGACTATACCCTGCCGAAGTCTATGTGGTTTCCCGTGGCACGGCGTTATTGCCGCCTGGTCTGTATAACTACCAGTGTCGGACTCATTCTCTAATGCATTATTGGGAAAGTGATGTTTGGCAAACTCTCCAAGCTGCTTGTTTCTGGCATCCTTCCTTAGAAAATACCCAACTAGCAATTATTGTCACTGCGGTTTTCTATCGTTCTGCGTGGCGCTATGAAGATCGGGCTTATCGCCGGATTTTTCTAGATGCGGGACACCTGTTGGGCAATATCGAATTGGCTGCTGCCATTAATGACTATCGCCCCCATTTAATCGGCGGTTTTGTGGATGAATCGGTAAACGATCTGCTTTATATCGATCCGCAACAAGAAGGTGCGATCGCTGTCTTACCTCTGGCAGACTTGTTAGATGTCAATCAAAATTTGCCATTGGGATGTACTGCTTTACCTTCCGCCACTGAAACCAGTTATCCCCAAATCCCCGATGGCGAACTGCTAACATATTTCCATCGACACACCCAGATCCAATCAGGTATAACTGGCAATCTCAATTTACCAACTATCAAACAAGAAAAATCTTTGGAGGATAAATATAACTTTCCTTTCTGCTTAAAAATTCCCACCACCACCGCACCTATAGAGTGGGGAAAAAAGCTGTCAGAACTGGAAAATACTATGTACAAGCGACGCTCTACCCGCGCTTATAATGGTGATGATTTAACCTTCGATGAATTGAAAGATTTACTCGATTTTACTTACCAACCGCAAAATTACATCGACCAAAGTTTAGATATTTCTCCAGACTACTTTGATCTGAATTTAATAGAAACATTCATTGCTGTCTGCGGAGTTAAAGGATTGGAGGCAGGTTGTTACTATTACGCGCCCAAAGCCCAAGAATTACGCCAAATTCGGTTTAAAAACTTTCGGCGAGAGTTATATTTTCTCTGTTTGGGGCAAGAATTAGGGCGAGATGCAGCAGCGGTGTTGTTTCATACAGCTGATCTGAAAGCTGCGATCGCTCAGTATGGCGATCGCGTTTATCGTTACTTACATATGGATGCTGGCCATTTGGGACAACGCCTGAATTTAGCCGCAGTCCACCTGAATCTAGGCGTCAGTGGTATCGGTGGATTCTTTGATGACCAAGTAAATGAAGTTTTGGGTATCCCTGCTGATGAAGCTGTTTTATATATCACTACATTGGGACGCCCAAGATAA
- the trhO gene encoding oxygen-dependent tRNA uridine(34) hydroxylase TrhO, protein MKPENIQVVAALYKFVKLPDFTDKRDPLLSYCQTQGVKGTILLAQEGINGTIAGSRQAIDSVLWFLRSDPRLADLEYKESHTETPPFERMKVRLKPEIVTLGLPEIDPNEQIGTYVSPQEWNNLICDPEVTVIDTRNDYEVNIGTFQGAENPQTSSFREFPNYVRHHLDPTKHKKVALFCTGGIRCEKASSFMLVQGFAEVYHLKGGILKYLSEIPAEESLWEGECFVFDERIAVSHGLESGSCERCFSCGRPISESDKASSKYEQGISCPHCFDSLTEEKRARQQEKWRHYQTQVANSKNRDVS, encoded by the coding sequence ATGAAGCCAGAAAATATCCAAGTTGTTGCAGCACTGTATAAATTTGTCAAGCTGCCAGATTTTACCGATAAACGAGATCCTCTGCTATCTTATTGCCAAACGCAAGGTGTCAAAGGGACAATTTTGCTGGCACAAGAAGGCATTAACGGTACAATTGCAGGTTCGCGTCAGGCGATTGATTCTGTTCTCTGGTTTCTGCGTTCTGACCCCCGTCTAGCAGACCTAGAATACAAAGAGTCCCATACCGAAACCCCGCCCTTTGAGCGGATGAAGGTGCGGTTGAAGCCAGAAATTGTCACTTTGGGATTGCCTGAAATTGACCCAAATGAACAAATTGGTACTTATGTCAGTCCCCAGGAATGGAATAATTTGATTTGTGATCCAGAAGTAACCGTGATTGACACCCGCAATGATTATGAGGTGAATATCGGTACTTTCCAAGGAGCAGAAAATCCCCAGACTAGCTCATTCCGGGAATTCCCTAATTATGTGCGCCACCACCTCGACCCAACGAAACACAAAAAGGTTGCTCTGTTTTGTACGGGCGGTATTCGTTGTGAAAAAGCCTCATCCTTCATGCTTGTCCAAGGCTTTGCAGAAGTTTATCATCTCAAAGGCGGCATTCTCAAGTATTTGTCAGAAATTCCAGCAGAGGAAAGTTTGTGGGAAGGAGAATGTTTTGTCTTTGACGAGCGGATAGCCGTCAGTCATGGATTGGAGTCAGGAAGTTGTGAGCGGTGCTTCAGTTGTGGGCGTCCGATTTCTGAATCAGATAAGGCGTCTAGTAAGTATGAGCAAGGTATCTCCTGTCCCCATTGTTTTGATAGCCTCACCGAGGAGAAAAGAGCGCGTCAACAGGAAAAATGGCGGCACTACCAAACCCAAGTTGCTAATTCCAAAAATCGGGATGTAAGCTAA